In Zingiber officinale cultivar Zhangliang chromosome 1A, Zo_v1.1, whole genome shotgun sequence, the DNA window TTTACATTAAAATTGTCAAATCACTCTTCAATTGGTTGGGGACTTGCACTTCAATTGGTCTTTAGCCTTGTTGAACCAGAAACTTCAGAGCAATTAGTGGTTTTGTTTTAATAATCAAGTGTTCAATATGCATAATACTCGCAGGGGCGAGGGGTGGTGTTACTACTTCACCAGCCAGTCTAGATATCATTTAACTTGGCCAAAGACACCAAGTAATTTTGCACTCCATTGCGTCAAGATGACGCTTTACCAATTAGCCGTTATTTTAAACACTCGTATCAGGACGATCAATCAGGTATAAAATTGCTTGCTCGCACTAATTGTATCACCTGCATCTTACACAACATACGATTTTTCTGCACCACACACAAGCATCCCACGCAAACAGACTACAATTCTCCATCAGTTTTTCTTGTTGCTTAATTGATGGCACTAACTGTGGCACCTGCATGGATCGTCTTTACACAACATACTACTCCTCAAACAAGTATCCAACCCAAAAAAACAACAACAGTGCTGTACTAGATCGTCTAGACAAACTTTCTCTATAGAAAATAGCTAAAAGCAGAAGCCGGAGGAGAAGGGCACAAAAACATGTAGATAAGGGTAGTTTGCAGCCAGAAGCCACACGACGTGTTGCCGCTTGTGGTAGAAGAGTAGCACCGCCGTCCCAGCTGTTGCCCGAATGCCGAGAAGGGAAACGACAAGGTGCGAGCATCGTCTGCAGGAGCACCATAAACCTCGTCAGTGGTGCCAGTGGACACCAAAGAGGAGGATGATAGAATGAAGATGCGTAGTCCTTGCTCTCCCAGCAAGCGCCCTCCAAGTCATAAAGAATCATGGTGACTTCTACATCGTCACCAAGTATCCACCTCTTCCGCATCTCGTGGGAACACAATCCGGTCATCAAGCTATCGAATCTGCCTTCCTGAGCGGCGCCCTCCCTCGGCCTTCAATTTGTGAAGTGGCACaaatgtgtgtgtgtgtttttttaaaaaagagaatGGCACGATGGGAAGTGGCACCGGACGGATTCGTTAGGTTTCCAGCTGTAGTAATTATTCTGTCTCGTGGTCATCGATAATTATTCCATGCATCTCCCAAAGTAAACATCACATGCATCCCTCTTTGGGAAAATTTCATTTCAATACTTAGATATTAACTTTTTCAATATGCCTCCTTGACTTTTTTAAAATCACAAGCATACTagtataaataatttaaaattaatagtttttaaaatgctAACAAGGGTGAAatggaatattatttttttaaaaatttaaaggaCCAAAATGAAACGAGAAGAATAATGAAAAGGTTAACAATCATTCATAGCAGCAGCAGCTGCTGCTGCTGTTTGAGCACCGCCATTAATTCGATCGGCCGGTTTGCTCTGCGACATCGATCGTTcccttgctcttcttcttctctgcacTGCACCATGCGCTGCTACCTCATCAGAGCCTGCGCTCACTGCCTCGGCTGTTCCTCGGCTCCTCCTTCCACTGCAGAAGATGAGGAGAGCCATCCCCACGCAGACGCAGTGGTAGTACTCGATCTCGATCTCTTTCTCTAATTCTGTCCTCCGGTCTCTGAGCATTGCGTTGATTACAATTTGCATGGTTTTGCGTTCGAAATCGACCAGGATATGATTGGTGGCTCAGAGATAATTAATGGCGCCGGCGCATCAAGGATCATTGGAACAAGCGCCGTAGgaggaagaagatcaagaaggcCAAAGCCGCCGCCAATAAGTGAAGGACGAGGAGTACGGACCAACTATGCTTCTGATTAGTACTTAATTAAGTAATTGTTGCATGGATTGAATTTTAAGCACAATAATATATATTTGGCATTTTTGGTAAGAGTTCCTGAAGTAAATAAATTGCAGATAACTACATAATCCGACACATCAAAAACAAGAATCAGATAAACATAGATCTTGAAAACTTGCAAGCCAATCGAGTTTAACACATCCATCGTTCCCTAGCCATCTAACTTGTTTTTCCCAGATTGAGACGAGTGATCTATAACAATCAGTTCAAGAACTGCCCCAAATGATCAACAACCAATTTTTCGAAGAGTAATAACAAGAAAAACAGGATAAACAATGTAAGAAGACAATAAAGGTCGCATTTTTACtgttctttttccttgttttctcTGATCTTAACCTTCCTCCATGGACGTAGCAGAGTGTTTTAATAGAGATGAATTCGCTATTGAATGAAGAGATCCATATGAAATACTGAAGACAAACCGATCAAACTCTGGCAGAGCGTAAGGTTGAAGCATGGATCAATCCTGGGTTTCACCCTTCCGGTTGTCTCCGGGACCATCAACTTGCTCAAGAAGCTTCCCGGCCTCCTCGTCGGCTTGTGCAGCCTTCTTCTGCGCCTCCTTGGCTTTGAGAGCCTGCAACTTGACGTGGTTGTAGTAGGCGACCCCGAGGAAGGCAATGGCGTACCCAAAGAGGTTGATTAGCGTGACAGTGTCCCGGATCACGGACCAGGAGAAGGCGATAAGGAGCCAGTCCTTGACTACGCCGGCAACGTTCATGGTAAGTGCGGAGGTCTTGCCGACGAGCAGGAAGACGGCGAGGTTTAGAGCGAAGGCGCAAAAGGAGTTGGTGCCGAAGACGAGCAGATCCGGACGGAGAGAGGCGGTGGAACGGGCGCGGAGGACAGGAAGCTCGACGACAGACCACGGGACCAGGAGGAAAGCGAAGCAGCAAGGGGCGACATAGTAGAGAGAGGTAATGGGGTTGAGAGAGATACCCTTGGAGGTGAGCAGGATCTGGATGAGGACGAGGCGGGTAGCCTCGAACGCCACGGCGCCGAGCTGGAGGGCAACGCCGGTGCCGTCGAAGCGTGCCTCGCCGTACGCGGCGATCGCGACGCCGAAGGAGATGGAGAGCATGTTGAGCATGGAGGAGCTCttaaaaatctcttttttgaAGAGTATTCCAATGGAGTAGACAGCGACCGGCATGAGGGCCTTGAGCATCTGGATGAAGGAGACGGAGAGGTAGATGTAGGCGGAGTTGGAGAACCACAGGGAGACCGAAAAGAGGGCGCCAATCGGGACGACGGAGGAGAGGTAGAGGTCGCGGGTCATGGGAGGGGCCGACGGCAGATCCACGAGGCGGAACACGCGGAC includes these proteins:
- the LOC122038884 gene encoding uncharacterized protein LOC122038884, with protein sequence MKRLTIIHSSSSCCCCLSTAINSIGRFALRHRSFPCSSSSLHCTMRCYLIRACAHCLGCSSAPPSTAEDEESHPHADAVDMIGGSEIINGAGASRIIGTSAVGGRRSRRPKPPPISEGRGVRTNYASD
- the LOC122038883 gene encoding probable sugar phosphate/phosphate translocator At5g25400, which codes for MGREGSIGGGAGAAVTEGVLRKILLSYAYVAVWIFLSFTVIVYNKYILDPKMYGWPFPISLTMIHMAFCSTLAFLLVRVFRLVDLPSAPPMTRDLYLSSVVPIGALFSVSLWFSNSAYIYLSVSFIQMLKALMPVAVYSIGILFKKEIFKSSSMLNMLSISFGVAIAAYGEARFDGTGVALQLGAVAFEATRLVLIQILLTSKGISLNPITSLYYVAPCCFAFLLVPWSVVELPVLRARSTASLRPDLLVFGTNSFCAFALNLAVFLLVGKTSALTMNVAGVVKDWLLIAFSWSVIRDTVTLINLFGYAIAFLGVAYYNHVKLQALKAKEAQKKAAQADEEAGKLLEQVDGPGDNRKGETQD